A genomic segment from Lusitaniella coriacea LEGE 07157 encodes:
- the phoU gene encoding phosphate signaling complex protein PhoU gives MTLSSQITHYNAPTHFERALKRLGQQVLRMGALVEQSCRLSHLALFEKDLDAAQQIKRLDKQIDRYHQRIERDCATLMTLQRPVAQDLRLLNAFMHLIRDLERIGDYAEDLAELAVKLFPYPPHSCIGEVREMSQNAQVMLASSLEALADLNPTAGQTVKQMDDRVDDAYETVYQTLAVTRDIQGVVEPILLLALIIRHLERMADHATNIGQRVSYIVTGGN, from the coding sequence ATGACTCTCTCTTCACAAATCACCCACTACAATGCCCCAACCCACTTCGAGCGCGCGCTCAAACGTTTAGGACAACAAGTTTTGCGCATGGGCGCATTAGTAGAGCAATCCTGCCGCCTCAGCCATCTCGCACTTTTTGAAAAAGATTTGGACGCAGCACAGCAAATCAAGCGTCTCGATAAACAAATCGATCGCTATCACCAACGAATCGAGCGGGATTGTGCAACCCTAATGACGCTGCAACGACCCGTAGCTCAGGATTTGCGACTGCTCAACGCATTTATGCACTTAATTCGAGATTTAGAGCGAATTGGAGATTATGCAGAGGATTTGGCGGAATTAGCCGTTAAACTGTTTCCCTACCCGCCTCACTCCTGTATTGGCGAAGTGAGAGAGATGTCCCAAAATGCTCAAGTCATGCTCGCCTCTAGCTTGGAAGCATTGGCGGATTTAAACCCGACTGCGGGACAAACCGTGAAGCAAATGGACGATCGCGTGGATGATGCTTACGAAACCGTGTACCAAACCCTAGCGGTGACGCGGGACATTCAAGGCGTTGTCGAACCGATCCTCTTGCTGGCACTGATCATTCGCCATTTGGAACGCATGGCAGATCATGCCACAAACATCGGTCAGCGCGTCTCTTATATTGTTACGGGTGGAAATTGA
- a CDS encoding sensor histidine kinase translates to MLFFTFVLGLSVGLGFYALKRYQFNRMVRKMLQLSSEGMLEKSDLSLMSRLRSEISRGGIIRRHLETELQNWQQVMEAAPIGYLQVDEDNQLLWCNSYARQLLKLNRWNPDELRLLLEWVRSYELDRAIEQTRREQKSQVQEWIFQMTDLPPDVVPESRDARNSLGYSLALRAVSLPLAGGQVGVLLENQQPLLELSLSRDRAFSDLAHELKTPLTSIRLVAEALQNRLEGTERTWVDKMLQEINRLIDFVRDCLELNQLEKQRNGNLNYQPIELKNLVFELWQALEPLVQAKSIALDYSEPDSLSLSGDRSQLRRVFRNLFENSIRYSPPQGTIRVEVKVKQGETVTQTTFVDPNSWIIINVIDSGCGFQESDLPYVFDRLYRGDPSRARQPSNPQQSRTLPNKGGSGLGLAIVRQIVQSHGGAIAAQNHPDTGGAWLKIKLPAII, encoded by the coding sequence ATGCTTTTTTTTACTTTTGTTCTAGGATTGAGCGTGGGATTGGGGTTCTACGCCCTAAAACGGTACCAATTCAACCGTATGGTTCGGAAAATGTTGCAACTCTCCTCCGAGGGAATGCTTGAGAAATCGGACTTGTCGCTGATGTCTCGCCTGCGCAGCGAAATCAGTCGTGGAGGTATCATTCGACGGCACTTAGAAACAGAATTGCAAAACTGGCAGCAGGTGATGGAAGCCGCACCAATTGGCTATTTACAAGTGGATGAGGATAACCAACTCCTGTGGTGCAACTCCTACGCGCGGCAATTGTTAAAACTCAATCGCTGGAATCCAGACGAACTGCGCCTTTTATTAGAATGGGTGCGTTCCTACGAGCTGGATCGCGCGATCGAACAAACCCGTCGCGAACAAAAATCTCAAGTTCAAGAATGGATTTTCCAAATGACCGATCTCCCTCCCGATGTGGTTCCGGAGAGTCGCGATGCTCGCAATAGTTTGGGCTATTCTCTGGCGTTGCGTGCGGTGAGCCTTCCCTTAGCTGGGGGTCAAGTGGGGGTTTTGCTGGAGAACCAACAACCATTACTGGAGTTGAGTTTATCGCGCGATCGCGCGTTCTCCGATCTCGCTCACGAGCTTAAAACCCCCCTCACCTCCATTCGCCTAGTGGCAGAAGCGCTACAAAACCGCCTTGAAGGAACAGAGCGGACGTGGGTTGACAAAATGTTACAAGAAATTAATCGCCTGATCGATTTTGTCCGAGACTGCTTGGAATTAAATCAGCTAGAAAAGCAGCGCAATGGGAATTTGAACTATCAACCCATTGAATTAAAAAACTTGGTTTTTGAACTTTGGCAAGCCCTCGAACCACTCGTTCAAGCTAAATCAATCGCCCTCGATTATTCAGAACCCGATTCCCTCTCTCTTTCTGGCGATCGCTCTCAGTTGAGACGGGTTTTTCGCAACCTCTTTGAAAACAGCATTCGCTACAGTCCCCCTCAAGGAACAATTCGCGTTGAAGTTAAGGTAAAACAGGGAGAGACTGTAACCCAAACGACATTTGTCGATCCAAATTCTTGGATTATAATAAACGTTATTGATTCTGGCTGTGGCTTTCAGGAATCCGACCTTCCTTATGTTTTCGATCGACTCTACCGGGGCGATCCTTCAAGGGCAAGACAACCCTCAAACCCTCAGCAGTCAAGGACTTTACCGAATAAAGGAGGAAGTGGTTTAGGACTTGCTATTGTTCGCCAGATCGTTCAATCTCATGGTGGCGCGATCGCGGCTCAAAATCATCCTGATACCGGAGGAGCTTGGTTGAAAATAAAATTACCTGCAATCATTTAA
- the mgtE gene encoding magnesium transporter, with translation MSRSELRQLVRSQLQMLLTQGNLQGAKALLVPVQPVDIAEAIEGLEESQQVIAFRLLSKAEAIEVYEHLDSAIQQALIQKFKHQEVLDIVDQMSPDDRAKLLDELPAKVVRRLLSQLSPKERQATALLLGYEEDTAGRIMTPEYISLKDYLTVTQTLDRIRSLANASELIYYLYVTNASRQLMGIVSLRDLVVSAPDKTLGEIMTRDVVCVHTNTDQEEVARLIQRYDLLALPVVDLEQRLVGVVTVDDVLDILEQEATEDIYALGGVQSDGDNYFQTNLLTVARKRVVWLLILLGTNTITSEIIRSQSELLTKVVALAAFIPLLTGTGGNVGAQSSTVVIRGLNTDEIRDLGPLQVIWREGLAGLLLGTFLGAIATVYFYLSLQNAFAVAFSVGISLVAISTLASVAGSSLPFLFRSFGLDPALMSAPFITTAVDVAGVLIYFKIARLMLGL, from the coding sequence ATGTCGCGAAGCGAACTGCGCCAACTGGTGCGCAGCCAGTTGCAGATGCTGTTAACTCAGGGCAATCTCCAAGGCGCAAAAGCTCTCCTCGTTCCCGTTCAGCCTGTTGATATTGCCGAAGCCATTGAAGGACTCGAAGAATCCCAACAGGTAATTGCGTTCCGCTTGTTATCGAAAGCAGAAGCGATTGAAGTTTACGAACATCTCGATTCGGCAATCCAGCAAGCATTAATTCAAAAATTCAAGCATCAAGAAGTTCTCGATATCGTGGATCAAATGTCCCCGGACGATCGCGCGAAGTTACTCGACGAACTCCCGGCGAAAGTCGTGCGGCGGTTGCTCTCGCAATTGAGTCCCAAAGAACGCCAAGCCACAGCACTGCTTTTGGGATATGAGGAAGATACTGCGGGACGCATTATGACCCCGGAGTATATCTCCCTCAAAGACTATTTAACGGTTACGCAAACCCTCGATCGCATTCGCAGTCTCGCCAACGCTTCGGAGTTGATCTATTACCTCTATGTCACCAATGCGTCGCGACAATTGATGGGGATTGTCTCTTTACGGGATTTAGTGGTTTCTGCGCCAGATAAAACCCTAGGGGAAATTATGACGCGGGATGTGGTGTGCGTCCATACGAATACAGATCAAGAGGAAGTAGCGCGATTGATTCAACGTTACGATCTTTTGGCGCTCCCAGTGGTGGATTTGGAACAACGGTTGGTGGGCGTTGTCACCGTTGATGACGTGTTGGATATTTTGGAGCAAGAAGCCACAGAAGATATCTATGCGTTGGGTGGGGTGCAGTCCGATGGCGATAACTATTTCCAAACGAATTTGCTGACGGTGGCGCGCAAGCGGGTGGTTTGGCTATTGATTTTGTTGGGGACGAATACAATCACCAGCGAAATTATTCGCTCTCAGTCGGAATTATTAACCAAAGTCGTGGCATTGGCGGCGTTTATTCCCTTGCTGACGGGAACCGGGGGGAATGTGGGCGCTCAATCTTCAACGGTGGTGATTCGCGGATTAAATACCGATGAAATTCGCGATTTGGGCCCTTTGCAGGTGATTTGGCGCGAAGGTTTGGCGGGATTATTGTTAGGAACCTTTCTGGGCGCGATCGCGACGGTTTATTTTTATTTATCCTTACAAAATGCCTTCGCCGTCGCATTCTCTGTGGGAATTAGTCTCGTGGCAATCTCAACCCTTGCCTCTGTTGCAGGCTCGTCGCTGCCTTTTCTCTTCCGTTCTTTTGGACTCGATCCGGCGTTGATGTCTGCACCTTTCATTACTACAGCAGTGGATGTGGCTGGCGTTCTGATTTACTTTAAAATCGCGCGGTTAATGTTGGGTTTATAA
- the hemE gene encoding uroporphyrinogen decarboxylase, with protein MTGLTQEPLLLRVARGGIAERPPVWMMRQAGRYMKVYRDLREKYPSFRERSENADIAIEISLQPWRAFEPDGVIMFSDILTPLPGIGIPFEIVESKGPMIDSPIRSAEQIDRLNSLDPETSLPFIKTILQSLRSEVGGRATVLGFVGAPWTLAAYAVEGKSSKNYSVIKGMAFSQPEMLHRLLSKLADAIAVYVRYQIDCGAQIVQLFDSWAGQLCPQDFETFALPYQQQIVRQVKQTHPDTPLILLASGSAGILERMKKSGVDIISVDWTVDMADARARLGRDMMVQGNLDPGVLFGSQPFIRDRILETVRKAGKEGHILNLGHGVLPGTPEENVGFFFETAKQLDQLATAL; from the coding sequence ATGACTGGGTTGACCCAGGAGCCTCTTTTATTACGGGTTGCGCGGGGCGGAATTGCCGAGCGTCCTCCAGTTTGGATGATGCGGCAAGCAGGGCGCTATATGAAAGTTTATCGGGATCTGCGCGAGAAGTATCCGAGTTTTCGGGAACGTTCGGAAAATGCCGATATTGCCATTGAAATTTCCCTACAACCGTGGCGAGCATTTGAACCCGATGGGGTGATTATGTTTTCTGATATTTTGACCCCTTTGCCGGGAATTGGCATTCCCTTCGAGATTGTGGAAAGCAAGGGACCGATGATCGATTCGCCGATTCGTTCTGCCGAACAGATCGATCGATTGAATTCTCTCGATCCTGAAACGTCTCTTCCTTTTATTAAGACGATTCTTCAAAGTTTGCGCTCGGAAGTGGGAGGACGCGCGACGGTTTTAGGTTTTGTGGGCGCGCCTTGGACTCTTGCTGCTTATGCGGTTGAGGGAAAAAGCTCGAAGAATTATTCAGTGATTAAAGGGATGGCATTTTCCCAGCCGGAAATGCTCCATCGATTATTGAGCAAATTGGCGGACGCGATCGCGGTTTACGTGCGCTACCAAATCGATTGCGGCGCGCAGATCGTGCAACTCTTTGATTCCTGGGCGGGTCAACTGTGTCCCCAAGACTTTGAAACCTTTGCACTGCCCTATCAACAACAAATCGTGCGACAGGTCAAACAAACCCATCCAGACACCCCTCTAATCCTCCTAGCAAGCGGCAGCGCGGGCATTTTGGAGCGAATGAAAAAATCTGGGGTGGATATCATCAGCGTGGATTGGACGGTGGATATGGCGGACGCGAGAGCGCGTTTGGGTCGAGATATGATGGTGCAAGGAAATTTAGATCCCGGCGTTCTGTTCGGTTCCCAACCGTTTATCCGCGATCGCATCCTTGAAACCGTTCGCAAAGCAGGGAAAGAGGGTCACATCCTCAATCTCGGTCACGGCGTGCTTCCTGGAACCCCAGAAGAAAATGTAGGATTCTTCTTTGAAACGGCGAAGCAACTCGACCAACTCGCAACAGCTTTGTAA
- a CDS encoding NAD-dependent epimerase/dehydratase family protein, translating to MTSKRIFMTGASGCIGHYLAETLIQDTDCELFLLVRNPSKLQFDTNARPGIHILQADLREIEQFRDLLQTIDVAILAATAWGGTGEVFDVNTVKTIRLMNLLDLNQCEQVIYFSTASILNRNNELLPEAGQLGTDYIRSKYDCFLQLPRLAIAPKITALFPTLVFGGDKNHPTSHLSSGIAEVVKWMGLIRFFKADASFHFLHARDIAQVARYFVEHPPEKKRDGTVRKVVLGNPRITVNQAVEEICAYLGKKIYFRVPLTLWLANFFIALFRVQMAPWDRFALNYRHFTHQNPVSPATFELTPYCPTLTDVLKTHGISQK from the coding sequence ATGACTTCCAAGCGAATTTTTATGACGGGGGCAAGTGGCTGTATCGGTCACTACCTCGCTGAAACGCTGATTCAAGACACCGATTGCGAGCTGTTTTTATTGGTTCGCAACCCCAGCAAGTTGCAGTTTGACACCAACGCCCGTCCTGGAATTCACATCCTGCAAGCGGACTTGCGGGAAATCGAACAATTCCGGGATTTGCTGCAAACAATCGACGTGGCAATCCTCGCTGCAACCGCTTGGGGGGGAACGGGAGAAGTCTTTGATGTAAATACCGTCAAAACAATTCGCTTGATGAATTTGCTCGATCTCAACCAATGCGAGCAAGTGATTTATTTTTCCACCGCTAGCATTCTCAATCGCAATAACGAATTATTACCCGAAGCGGGTCAATTGGGAACCGATTATATTCGCTCGAAATACGATTGTTTTTTGCAATTGCCCCGTCTCGCGATCGCGCCCAAAATTACCGCTCTCTTTCCCACCCTAGTCTTTGGCGGCGACAAAAACCACCCCACCTCCCATCTCTCCTCCGGTATCGCCGAGGTGGTTAAATGGATGGGCTTGATTCGTTTCTTCAAAGCCGATGCTAGTTTCCACTTTCTCCACGCTCGCGATATCGCCCAGGTAGCGCGCTACTTCGTCGAACATCCCCCCGAAAAAAAGCGAGATGGTACGGTGAGAAAAGTCGTCCTTGGCAATCCGCGCATCACCGTTAACCAAGCGGTTGAAGAAATTTGCGCCTATCTTGGTAAGAAGATTTATTTCCGCGTTCCCCTCACTCTTTGGCTTGCCAACTTCTTTATCGCCCTATTCCGCGTGCAAATGGCACCCTGGGATCGCTTCGCCCTCAACTACCGCCATTTCACCCACCAAAACCCTGTTAGTCCGGCAACCTTCGAGCTAACCCCCTACTGTCCCACCTTAACGGATGTTCTGAAAACCCACGGCATTTCTCAAAAATAA
- a CDS encoding transporter family protein, with amino-acid sequence MKINSGLSLGAIAVILGTIEPVGAIEGFDGMTTEVRDSLSGANGSTPEEFTKTPSQTLEKSEEEIFVSPSNPSQSTLFSDRNDGNDSAASLLWTSGRPDGHAPIGVMGDHTHSAGEFMFSYRFMYMNMDGNRSGTDSLSEAEVLQQFPVTPVDMTMKMHMFGAMYAPTNDLTLMAMTSYIFKEMDHLTRRGVRFTTNTQGFGDSKLVALYRILNRDRQRLHLNLGLGLPTGSIGERDDTPAGQDVILPYPMQIGSGTFDILAGATYLGQQDRWSWGAQVLTTLPLGENSNGYRLGNQFNATGWGAYKWTDWLSASVRLNGKTWGDIDGADSRLNPMMIPTADPNRRGGTRLDLGLGLNLYAPQGSLAGTRLGIEFSLPIYQSLTGPQLETDWKLTVGVQAAF; translated from the coding sequence GTGAAAATTAATTCTGGGTTGAGTTTGGGCGCGATCGCGGTAATCTTAGGAACGATCGAACCAGTTGGTGCAATCGAGGGTTTCGATGGGATGACAACAGAAGTTCGCGATTCCTTGTCTGGTGCCAATGGAAGCACCCCAGAGGAATTTACGAAAACGCCATCTCAAACTTTAGAGAAATCCGAAGAAGAGATTTTTGTATCGCCTTCTAACCCATCTCAAAGTACGCTCTTCTCAGATCGTAACGACGGAAACGATTCAGCCGCCTCATTATTATGGACTTCCGGTCGTCCAGACGGACACGCACCTATCGGCGTAATGGGAGATCACACCCACAGCGCGGGGGAATTTATGTTTTCCTACCGTTTTATGTACATGAATATGGACGGCAATCGTAGCGGCACAGACAGTCTCAGCGAGGCAGAAGTTTTGCAGCAATTCCCCGTCACTCCCGTGGATATGACAATGAAAATGCATATGTTCGGGGCAATGTATGCGCCAACGAATGACCTGACCCTGATGGCGATGACTTCCTACATCTTCAAAGAAATGGATCATCTGACTCGCAGAGGCGTTCGCTTTACCACAAACACCCAAGGGTTTGGGGATTCTAAATTAGTTGCACTGTATCGAATCCTTAACCGCGATCGCCAGCGCCTGCATTTAAATTTGGGATTGGGTTTGCCGACAGGTTCAATTGGCGAGAGAGACGATACCCCTGCGGGTCAAGATGTTATCCTCCCTTACCCCATGCAAATCGGTTCTGGGACGTTTGATATTCTTGCGGGTGCAACCTACCTTGGACAACAAGATCGGTGGTCTTGGGGCGCGCAAGTCCTGACGACGCTACCTCTCGGAGAGAATAGCAATGGCTACCGCTTGGGCAACCAGTTTAATGCAACGGGGTGGGGTGCCTACAAATGGACGGATTGGTTGAGTGCTTCCGTTCGACTCAATGGAAAAACCTGGGGAGATATTGACGGCGCAGATTCTCGATTAAATCCCATGATGATTCCCACTGCTGACCCCAATCGACGCGGCGGAACTCGCCTGGATTTAGGATTGGGATTGAATCTTTATGCGCCACAGGGAAGTTTGGCAGGAACACGTTTGGGAATTGAATTTTCCTTACCGATTTATCAATCTCTTACCGGGCCCCAGTTAGAGACAGACTGGAAGTTAACGGTAGGGGTACAAGCTGCTTTTTAG
- a CDS encoding sodium:solute symporter family protein, with translation MTDRIFFWGIIVFLFGTLGIGVWASKQIKGDSVNYLVAGRGLALPLAAATLMAQSVDSNATLGNTDLAAEFGFWAGASLPIGLALCLFLTALFFAKPMNRMGLITLPDFYRVKYNRITEFVASIIMVLSFAFLLAGNLVAGGYLFQTFLGTSYLAGVMLIAIVVFIYTASGGLFAVAYTDAIQVAIALIGTILLVGFLGFNFGMEIPAGTGPFDLAQLTSPEMGAAVNWATLLALGLGDIVAIDFMARVFAAESPETAQRACFIGSAGTVLIGVPFSIIALSSTSILEQAGVTAGEGPLLFAILKDVVPPVLGLIVIAAILSASLSTADGAILGTSSVMAHNILGIRHNEHSTGEDRLLLITRIMAFVITALGVFFAVRVPQTGILLLLAFDLGFAGLLVPLAGGLYWREASWQGALSCILLGTLTRLFFFALMPTAYGIDNTLLYIPNGIFTAAFDGFPTLISPLVGLVAFIGFSKLTGGAEALRNESHFEERQPQEIGRPRLFTRGSNE, from the coding sequence ATGACAGATCGAATTTTTTTCTGGGGAATTATTGTATTCCTCTTTGGAACGCTGGGTATTGGCGTTTGGGCTTCCAAACAGATTAAAGGAGATAGCGTTAATTATCTTGTCGCCGGACGCGGATTGGCACTTCCCCTCGCCGCCGCCACGCTGATGGCGCAATCCGTCGATTCCAATGCAACGTTGGGCAATACCGATTTAGCTGCGGAATTTGGCTTTTGGGCGGGTGCGTCTTTACCGATTGGTTTGGCGCTGTGCTTGTTTTTAACTGCCCTCTTTTTTGCCAAACCCATGAACCGGATGGGTTTGATTACACTTCCCGACTTCTACCGAGTGAAATATAACCGCATAACAGAATTCGTCGCCTCCATCATTATGGTGTTGAGCTTTGCCTTTCTGTTGGCGGGAAATCTCGTTGCAGGAGGCTATTTGTTCCAAACCTTTTTGGGAACGAGCTATTTGGCTGGGGTAATGTTAATCGCGATCGTAGTTTTTATTTATACTGCCAGTGGCGGATTGTTTGCAGTTGCGTACACCGATGCCATTCAAGTCGCGATCGCGCTCATTGGAACCATTTTACTCGTTGGTTTTCTTGGTTTCAACTTCGGGATGGAAATTCCCGCCGGAACGGGACCCTTTGACCTCGCTCAACTCACCAGCCCCGAAATGGGCGCAGCCGTCAACTGGGCAACCCTTCTCGCCTTGGGATTGGGGGATATCGTCGCTATTGACTTCATGGCGCGGGTTTTTGCCGCAGAAAGCCCGGAAACTGCCCAGAGAGCTTGCTTCATCGGTTCTGCGGGGACGGTTTTAATCGGCGTTCCCTTCTCCATCATCGCCCTCTCTTCTACCAGTATTCTCGAACAAGCAGGCGTAACGGCGGGTGAGGGTCCCCTTCTCTTCGCCATTCTTAAAGACGTTGTTCCCCCTGTCCTGGGACTGATTGTCATTGCAGCAATTTTGTCCGCGTCCCTCTCCACTGCCGATGGCGCGATTTTAGGCACGTCTTCTGTGATGGCGCATAATATTTTGGGCATTCGCCACAACGAACACAGTACCGGAGAAGACCGCTTATTATTAATCACCCGCATCATGGCGTTTGTCATCACCGCCTTGGGAGTCTTCTTCGCAGTGCGCGTCCCACAAACGGGTATTTTACTCCTGCTTGCCTTCGATTTAGGATTTGCCGGGTTACTCGTTCCTCTTGCGGGAGGGTTGTATTGGAGGGAAGCCAGTTGGCAGGGAGCGTTAAGCTGTATCTTGTTGGGGACGCTGACGCGATTGTTTTTTTTCGCGCTGATGCCAACCGCTTACGGCATTGATAATACACTTCTTTATATTCCTAATGGCATCTTTACCGCAGCTTTTGATGGGTTTCCCACGCTGATTAGTCCCCTTGTGGGTTTAGTGGCTTTTATTGGCTTCTCGAAGCTGACAGGAGGTGCGGAAGCTTTAAGAAATGAATCGCACTTTGAAGAACGCCAACCGCAAGAAATTGGGCGACCTAGATTATTCACGAGAGGAAGCAATGAATGA
- the hypB gene encoding hydrogenase nickel incorporation protein HypB — protein MHQTFDAALEINLLHANQAGADSNRSHFDEWGITCLNLMSSPGAGKTVLLEKTLAALNQDLKMAVIEGDMTTELDAERLRQYDVPVIAINTGRSCHLDSKMVSGGIHMLAHQYNPAEFDLVFVENVGNLVCPAEFEVGEHAKVALLSITEGEDKPLKYPIMFQEADCLLITKMDLAPYLEIDLQKLEANVRQMNPHVTLIPLSAKMGEGLEAWFEWVRTQVQKLRIKPLTMTA, from the coding sequence ATGCACCAAACTTTTGATGCCGCACTCGAAATCAATTTACTCCATGCCAATCAAGCAGGAGCAGATAGTAACCGTTCCCATTTTGATGAATGGGGGATTACCTGCCTCAACTTAATGAGCAGTCCCGGTGCGGGTAAAACCGTGCTTTTGGAAAAAACCCTTGCTGCCTTAAACCAAGACTTAAAAATGGCAGTCATCGAAGGGGACATGACCACAGAATTGGATGCGGAACGATTGCGACAGTACGACGTTCCCGTAATTGCCATTAATACCGGGCGTTCCTGTCACCTGGATTCCAAAATGGTATCCGGCGGAATTCATATGCTAGCGCATCAATACAATCCTGCCGAGTTCGATCTCGTGTTTGTGGAGAATGTGGGAAACCTCGTTTGTCCGGCAGAATTTGAAGTGGGCGAACACGCAAAAGTTGCCCTTTTAAGCATCACAGAAGGAGAAGATAAACCCTTGAAATATCCAATTATGTTTCAAGAAGCTGACTGTTTATTGATTACAAAAATGGACTTAGCACCCTATCTTGAGATCGATTTACAGAAGCTTGAAGCGAATGTGCGACAAATGAATCCACACGTCACTTTGATTCCTCTCTCCGCCAAAATGGGAGAGGGTTTAGAGGCTTGGTTTGAATGGGTGAGAACTCAAGTTCAAAAACTCCGAATCAAACCTTTAACAATGACTGCATAA
- the hypA gene encoding hydrogenase maturation nickel metallochaperone HypA, giving the protein MHETDMTKSLFLTIKEWWEEQPEKPKIKKVHLIVGQFTCVEPMSLQFAFEVQMRNTFLEGATLEIKETPLIAFCHPCQQEYKPTIGLYYACPTCHSPMEDIRSGRELKIERLEYSLNSIELTQST; this is encoded by the coding sequence ATGCACGAAACCGACATGACAAAATCTCTCTTTCTCACCATCAAAGAGTGGTGGGAAGAGCAACCCGAAAAACCCAAAATCAAAAAAGTCCATCTCATCGTCGGACAATTCACCTGTGTTGAACCAATGAGTTTGCAATTTGCCTTTGAAGTACAAATGCGAAACACCTTTTTAGAAGGCGCAACTCTCGAAATCAAAGAAACGCCTTTAATCGCCTTTTGTCATCCATGCCAACAGGAATACAAACCAACAATTGGATTATATTATGCTTGTCCAACTTGCCATTCTCCAATGGAAGATATTCGTTCCGGACGAGAACTTAAAATTGAGCGACTTGAGTATTCACTCAACTCAATTGAATTAACGCAATCTACTTAA
- a CDS encoding class I SAM-dependent methyltransferase, with translation MAKLLSQMNPKERFRDRAQDYANYRPTYPPNAIDCILNSLQDIAQPIAADVGAGTGISSRLLAERGIKVFAIEPNLAMQECAVPHPLIEFRNSSAEKTDLPKHSIDLIACFQSFHWFDPEPTLEEFDRILKLTGKLALVWNDRDVNGKDEFTREHGKIVANFANRHPAHSRLKEGDFRPLKLLIPNLTQQTFTHQKALNKESLVGLAMSTSYLPKEGVEHQKLVANLTELHDRYSDRKELVYLYYKTTVFLT, from the coding sequence ATGGCAAAACTCCTCTCTCAAATGAATCCTAAAGAGCGATTTCGCGATCGCGCACAGGATTATGCCAACTACCGCCCAACCTATCCACCAAACGCGATCGATTGTATCTTAAATAGTCTTCAAGATATAGCCCAACCAATCGCGGCTGATGTTGGTGCGGGAACGGGGATTTCCTCTCGTTTATTGGCAGAAAGGGGAATAAAAGTGTTTGCCATCGAACCCAATCTAGCAATGCAAGAATGTGCGGTTCCACATCCCCTTATTGAATTTCGCAACAGCAGTGCAGAAAAAACCGACCTTCCCAAGCATTCTATCGATTTAATTGCTTGTTTTCAATCTTTCCACTGGTTCGATCCCGAACCCACTTTAGAAGAGTTTGATCGCATTCTGAAACTAACCGGAAAACTCGCACTGGTTTGGAACGATCGCGATGTGAATGGAAAAGATGAATTTACACGAGAACACGGAAAGATCGTCGCTAATTTCGCCAATCGGCATCCCGCTCACTCTCGTTTAAAAGAAGGAGATTTTAGACCCTTGAAATTGCTCATTCCTAACCTAACTCAACAGACTTTCACCCATCAAAAAGCCTTAAATAAAGAAAGCTTAGTCGGTTTGGCAATGAGTACATCCTATTTACCCAAAGAAGGAGTGGAGCATCAAAAACTTGTTGCTAATCTCACAGAACTGCACGATCGTTATAGCGATCGAAAAGAATTGGTTTATTTATACTATAAAACGACTGTTTTCCTAACTTAA